A segment of the Chryseobacterium scophthalmum genome:
TAAGTGATGATTGATAAATGATATTATTTTTTACCTCCTAAAAAGTGTTTAAAAATAAGCCACTTTGTTTGGTAGTAATCTGATTTTTGATGCTTTTGACGGCGCTTAATTGTTTCAGGAAGTTGAGAATAAAAACCAAAATGTCCTCTTGCAACTGCCCAAAGATGTGAAAATCCGTTTTTGTAAGCAAAGTATAAAGATGCAATTCCGTCTAAACATAATCTGAAAAAAATCAACCCAATCAATTTTGGAAAAGGTAGGTTTTTAAGCATCATTGAAAGATTATTTCTGATGTTTAAATATGTTTTTTGTGCGCTTTGCTTATTTAAAGTTCCGCCACCGACATGATAAACTTCAGATTTTCCGGTATAAAATATTTTCTTTCCGGAATTGATTAATCTCCAGCAAAGATCGATTTCTTCCTGATGCGCAAAGAACCTTTCATCAAAACCATTCTGTTCCCAAAAATCTTTTGATCTGATAAAAAAACAACATCCTGAAGCCCAGAAAATTTCAGTTTCGTCATTATATTGTCCTTTGTCTTCTTCCACATCGTCAAAAACTCTTCCTCTGCAGTAAGGATAACCTAAATTATCGATCAAACCACCTGCAGCTCCGGCAAATTCAAAATAATTTTTATTATTAAAAGATAAAATTTTAGGCTGAATCGCAGCAATTGAAGGATCTTTTTCAAATAAATTTAAAACAGGGTTAATCCAGTTTTCTGTCACTTCTACATCAGAATTCAGAAGACAGTAATATTCCGCATTTATTTTTTTTAAACCTTCATTATAACCGCCTGCAAAACCATAATTTTTATCATTAATTACAATTTTTACAGTATGAAAGTTTTGTTTTAAAAAATCAACAGAATCATCTGTCGAATGATTATCGATAACGTATATTTCAGCTTCTTCAGAAAAACGAATAACGCTCGGAAGAAATTTTTGTAACCAGTTTTTACCGTTCCAGTTTAAGATTGCTACGGCAATATTTTTAGAATTTTCTGTCATTTATTCGCCGTCATAAGTTTTTATAGAATCCTGATATTTCCATTTTCTGTGTGACCAAAGATAGTTGTCCGGGTTTTTTCTAATGGTATTTTCAAGCAGCTGATGAAATTTTCTTACCACTTCATTCTTTACAAACTTTTCTCCATCCGGATAAATTCTGTGATAATTAACCTGATAAAAACCTCTTTTTACCTTCTTCATTTCACAGTAAATAAAAATCAGATCCATTCTTGTTGCTAATTTATCATAACCGATAAAAGCAGGAGTTCGCTGATTTAAAAATTTTAAACCATAATTTACATGCGCAACATGCGGAGTTTGATCTGCCACAAACATATAAATAGATTCCCCGTCGTTTTGGTTCCTGAAAATATTTAAAATCACTTCATTGGCTTCAAGAGCTTCATTTCCGAATTTATTACGGACTTTCTTCATCTGATCTTCCCAAAAGCTGCTGTTTACTTTTCTGTAAACAGGATGTGAATTTTTTTGCGGAGTTAATGTTGCCAAAGCATTCATCCATTCCCAATTGAAAACATGTCCCGCCATCAGAATGATATTTTTACCTTCAGCTTTAGCCTCGTGAAATAAATGCTGATTAATATGCTGCATTCTCACGCGAGTTTCAGTCTCAGAAATACTAAATGATTTTACTGTCTCTGCCAAATAATCTGAGAAATTTAAATAGAATTTCTTTCTTATTTCTTTAATTTCCTGATCTGTTTTTTCAGGAAAAGAATTTTTTAGATTTTGGGTAATAATTTTCTTTCTGTAGCCTACAAAATAGAAATTTAAAAAGAAGAT
Coding sequences within it:
- a CDS encoding lysophospholipid acyltransferase family protein, with the protein product MNLLIKILFLISKMPLKILYIFSDIIFFLNFYFVGYRKKIITQNLKNSFPEKTDQEIKEIRKKFYLNFSDYLAETVKSFSISETETRVRMQHINQHLFHEAKAEGKNIILMAGHVFNWEWMNALATLTPQKNSHPVYRKVNSSFWEDQMKKVRNKFGNEALEANEVILNIFRNQNDGESIYMFVADQTPHVAHVNYGLKFLNQRTPAFIGYDKLATRMDLIFIYCEMKKVKRGFYQVNYHRIYPDGEKFVKNEVVRKFHQLLENTIRKNPDNYLWSHRKWKYQDSIKTYDGE
- a CDS encoding glycosyltransferase family 2 protein; the encoded protein is MTENSKNIAVAILNWNGKNWLQKFLPSVIRFSEEAEIYVIDNHSTDDSVDFLKQNFHTVKIVINDKNYGFAGGYNEGLKKINAEYYCLLNSDVEVTENWINPVLNLFEKDPSIAAIQPKILSFNNKNYFEFAGAAGGLIDNLGYPYCRGRVFDDVEEDKGQYNDETEIFWASGCCFFIRSKDFWEQNGFDERFFAHQEEIDLCWRLINSGKKIFYTGKSEVYHVGGGTLNKQSAQKTYLNIRNNLSMMLKNLPFPKLIGLIFFRLCLDGIASLYFAYKNGFSHLWAVARGHFGFYSQLPETIKRRQKHQKSDYYQTKWLIFKHFLGGKK